The nucleotide window GCAAGCTCACCGGCAACAACCTGCACCTGTACCTGAACCCCGACCGCGACAGCCACCCCGATGCGCTGCGCGTGCACGGCATTACCAGCGAGTTCCTGCGCGACAAGCCGCGCTTTGCCGAATGTGCGCAGGACATCCTGCAATATCTGCGCGGCGCCGAGCTGATCATCCACAACGCGGCGTTCGACGTGGGCTTTCTCGACAAGGAGCTGGAGCTCGTCGGCCTGCCGCCGCTGGCTACGCATGTAGCGTGCGTCACCGACACCCTGGCCATGGCCAAGGAGCTGTTCCCTGGCAAGCGCAACTCGCTGGACGCGCTGTGCGATCGCCTGGGCGTGGACAACTCCGGCCGCCAGCTGCACGGCGCGCTGCTGGACGCCGAGCTGCTGGCCGACGTCTATATCAACCTCACGCGCGGCCAGGACGCGCTGCTGGCAATCGACGACGCGCCCGCCGGCGCCGATGGCCTGCCGCTGGCGGCTATCGACCTGAGCGCGCTGGTGCTGCCCGTCATCGCCGCCACCGCCGACGAGCTGCAGGCGCACGAAGACGTGCTGGCGCAGATCGACAAGGCCAGCGGCGGGCGCACCGTCTGGCGCATCGAGGCGCAGGCAGCCTGAGACTTGTGCCATAATCGCGGGCTTGTCGCAACACGCGGCGCGGGTGATTAGCTCAGCGGTAGAGCACTGCCTTCACACGGCAGGGGTCGCAGGTTCAAACCCTGCATCACCCACCAAAATTTGCTTTTGAAATCAACGTGTTACGGCGCTGCCGCAGCGCCAAAAAACACGGAGTACGGAAAAAGTACGGAAACAGCCTGTTTGGAAGCCCCAAAACAGGCCCGTTTCAGGGTCGTTAACTCAGCGGTAGAGTGCCACCTTCACACGGTGGAAGCCAGTGGTTCGATCCCACTACGACCCACCATCCCGCTCCCTTTTTGCTGACACCGGCTTTATGGCTGGAGCTGGGTTTTTGTTCGCCTGCTGGCGTTGACGGGCGGCATGCGATTTCGGCAGCCCTTTGCCTACCTGGTCTCTGCGGACCGCCTACAAAAAACCCGCCGGTTTGGCGGGCTGATGCGGGCGGGGGTGGCGACTCATGTCTCCAAGGCGAGGGGTTTACCCACCTTGAGATACCGGACGGGGCGCTTTCACTCGTGCTTCCATCGGATGAGTCGCCGTCGTTGATTATGCGGCCGCTATTCAGAACGGTATCAGCTCGTCGTCCTGCGGCTCATGGCTGCCTGGGGCTGGTGCCATCGCTCGCCAGGCTTCATCACGTTGGCGGCCAGGCCGGGCGCTGCCCTCGCCCTCCTGCTGGGGTCGCTGCATGGCGCTGCGCTTCCGGTTGACGTGGTAGGCCGTCAGCACGGCATGTGCCACCACGTCCAATGCCGGATGGCTGGCGCCTTCCCGGTCAGTCCAAACCTTCGGGGTCAGGCTGCCCGATACCGCCAGGCTGTCGCCCGCGTCCAGCGCCAGCAGTGCGGCGACGGTCGCCTGATCGAAAGCGATCACGTTCACGAACAGGCTTTCACCGTCGCCAGCGGCTGCGCGCATCTTGGCTGTGGCAAAGGGCTTGCCGACCTTGCTGGTGCGGGCTTCGGGTCTGGCGTGCAGCTTGCCGGCAATCAGGGCGTCGATGCTCATGGCGTCCTCCTGGTCATTGAAGCGGGTGCACCGGGCCGGTGTGCAGGCCGGTATCCAGCCCCAGCCGCTCGATTTCAGCGGCCACTTCCTCGGGCGTCTTGCCGAAGTGCTGGGCCATCTGCTCGATGCTGAAAACCGCGTTGCCGTCGTCGTCGCAGTGGGTGGCCTGCGGCAGTGTCTCGGCCACCAAGGCGTCTGCCACTTCGCGGTAACGGGGCGGGGCCAGGTGCAGCAGGCGGATGAAGTCCTCGGCGGGCCTGTCCTCCGGCGGTGCCGACTTCATGCGCGCCAGCAGGGCGAAGAACTCGGCGTGCTGCTGGCGCTCGTGATGATCCTGCGCCCATGCGTGCAGCTCTTGCATCCCGGGGCTGCCGATGAAGGCGGCCTGCGTGTCGGCGGGCGCTTCCATGATGGCGGCGGCCAGCTCGTCGAGCGCGGCGGCGTAGGGCTGGGTGTCGGTGTCCTCTGCGGCTGCGGCGGCGCGCAAGGCGCGGATGAGGCGGGATGCAGGGGGCTGGGTGATGGTCATGGCGTTGTCCTCGGTTGGTGTTGACCGCGCCGGGGCTGGGTGGCCTGGTCGGCGCGGCCTGGGCGCATCAGCGGCGCTTGGGCGCGGGCGGGTATTGCTTGTTCAGGTGCGCCAGCAAGTCCGGGCGCAACTCGGGCGGGGTGTGCAGCACGTCCTGCTTCCACTGTTCACGCGCGGCTGCATCGTCACCGTGATGGTCTGCCGCGCGCATGGCGGCGGCCAATAGCTGCTCGGTGAGGCGGGCGGCATCGCGTTCAGCTCGCCAATCCGGGATGGGTGGCAATGCGTGTTTTTCACAAACGGGCCTGGGAGGCACCGACGAAACCGACGAAAGGTGCTGCTGCGGGGCAGTGTATTTTTCGCAAAAGCCCTCAGGGGGTACCGACGAAACCGACGAAAGGGGGGTTTCGTCGGTTTTGTCGGTACTGTTCGGGCGCTTTTGTGAAAAATGCGCGCGTGCTCGTTGCGTCCAGGTGCTCATGGCTTCCTTGCTTTCGTGAGCTGCGGATTGATGCTGTAGCGCGTCGTTGGCCTGCCGGCAGTGGCGTCATCTTCAAAGCTGATGACGTGGCCGTGCTCTTCCAGTACGGCCAGCGCGGCCTCCGCCTGGGCACTGCTTTGCAAACCGCGCCAGCCCTTTCTGACCACATCGCGCGCGGTGAAGGGGTTGGCCAGCTTGCCCTCGGCAATGCGCCGGGCCAGGG belongs to Melaminivora suipulveris and includes:
- a CDS encoding single-stranded DNA-binding protein, translating into MSIDALIAGKLHARPEARTSKVGKPFATAKMRAAAGDGESLFVNVIAFDQATVAALLALDAGDSLAVSGSLTPKVWTDREGASHPALDVVAHAVLTAYHVNRKRSAMQRPQQEGEGSARPGRQRDEAWRAMAPAPGSHEPQDDELIPF
- the dnaQ gene encoding DNA polymerase III subunit epsilon gives rise to the protein MTRQIVLDTETTGLSAATGDRVIELGCVELVNRKLTGNNLHLYLNPDRDSHPDALRVHGITSEFLRDKPRFAECAQDILQYLRGAELIIHNAAFDVGFLDKELELVGLPPLATHVACVTDTLAMAKELFPGKRNSLDALCDRLGVDNSGRQLHGALLDAELLADVYINLTRGQDALLAIDDAPAGADGLPLAAIDLSALVLPVIAATADELQAHEDVLAQIDKASGGRTVWRIEAQAA